A genomic region of Manihot esculenta cultivar AM560-2 chromosome 15, M.esculenta_v8, whole genome shotgun sequence contains the following coding sequences:
- the LOC110601912 gene encoding E3 ubiquitin-protein ligase UPL1 isoform X1, with the protein MKLKRRRPLEVPPKIKSFINSVTATPFENIEESLKSFVWEFDKGDFHHWVDLFNHFDSFFEKHIKQRKDLQVEDNFLESDPPFPREAVLQILRVIRIILENCTNKHFYSSYEQHLSFLLASTDADVVEACLQTLAAFLKKTIGKYSIRDAFLNAKLFSLAQGWGGKEEGLGLIASTLENGCDPVAYELGCTLHFEFYALDESSSENHTGDQSNRGLQIIHLLNVNTCPETDLELLNKLVAEYKVPPSLRFSLLTRLRFARAFGALASRQQYTCIRLYAFIVLVQASSDADDLVSFFNSEPEFVNELVSLLSYEDAVPEKIRILCLLSLVALSQDRSRQPTVLAAVTSGGHRGILSSLMQKAIDSVISGTSKWSVVFAEALLSLVTVLVSSSSGCSAMREAGFIPTLLPLLKDTDPQHLHLVGTAVHILETFMDFSNPAAALFRELGGLDDTISRLKVEVSYVENGSKQPGEDSDLRVRNLQAVSGASSELDNMHPLYSEALVSYHRRLLMKALLRAISLGTYAPGNTSRIYGSEENLLPQCLCIIFRRAKDFGGGVFSLAATVMSDLIHKDPTCFSVLDAAGLPSAFLDAIMDGVLCSAEAIMCIPQCLDALCLNNNGLQAVKDRNALRCFVKIFTSRAHVRALAGETPGSLSTGLDELMRHASSLRGPGVDMVIEILNTISKIGSGADASCTSSDPPCCSTAVPMETDAEERCSVPADDRESIRTDSLEHPTESTSDAAIVNIESFLPDAVSNAARLLETILQNADTCRIFIEKKGIDAVLQLFNLPLMPLSASIGQSISIAFKNFSQQHSASLARALCSFLREHLRSMNELLVSVGGIQLTKVESANQTKVLRYFSSLEGILSLSNFLLKGTSTIVSELGTADADVLKDLGKTYREIIWQISLCNDSKVDEKRHADQETENADAASSNVVGRDSDDDANIPVVRYMNPVSIRNGTQSLWGGEREFLSVLRSGEGLHRRSRHGLARIRGGRTGRHLDALNIDSEVPMHAPETSLQDLKKISPDVLVLEILNKLASTLRSFFTALVKGFTSPNRRRADVGSLNSASKTLGSALAKIFLEALSFSGYSTSGLDMSLSVKCRYLGKIVDDMAALTFDSRRRTCYTAMVNNFYVHGTFRELLTTFEATSQLLWTLPYPFPITTADNEKAGEGNKFSHSSWLLDTLQSYCRVLEYFVNSSLLLSATSASQAQLLVQPVAVGLSIGLFPVPRDPEVFVRMLQSQVLDVILPVWNHPMFPNCSPGFVASIVSIVTHIYSGVGNVKRNHSGLPGNTNQRFMPPPPDEGTIATIVEMGFSRARAEEALRRVETNSVEMAMEWLFSHADDPVQEDDELARALALSLGSSSEGSKIDNVDKSIDLLSEEAQMKAPSVDDILAASVKLFQSSDTMAFSLTDLLVTLCNRNKGEDRPKVASYLIQQLKLCPLDFSKDSSALCMISHILALLLFEDGTLREIAAENGIIPATIDILMNFKASNTSASEILVPKCISALLLILDNMLQSRPRISSEALEGTQTGSLPDSLVSASTIEGKLPSDVSERQTGSAFEKILGKSTGYLTMEESHKVLLLACDLMKQHVPAVIMQAVLQVCARLTKTHALALQFLESGGLAALLNLPWSCFFPGVASAIIRHLIEDPQTLQTAMELEIRQTLSGNRHVGRTNPRAFLTTMAPVISRDPVVFMKAAAAVCQLESSGGRTIVVLSKEKEKEKDKSKASGTEESVRISENKVHDGLGKCAKGHKKIPANLTQVIDQLLDIVLKYPLLKSEGGTSHSTSMEVDEPAIKVKGKSKVDETRKMESESETSAGFAKVTFVLKLLSEILLMYVHAVGVILRRDSELCQLRGPNQTDRSGHGGILHHVLHRLLPISADKSARPDEWRDKLSERASWFLVVLCGRSGEGRRRVISELVKAISSFSNLESNSSKSVLVPDKKVFAFADLVYSILSKNASSGNLPGSGCSPDIAKSMIDGGMVQSLTGILQVMDLDHPDAPKIVNLLLKALESLTRAANASEQVLKSEGLNKKKPIASNGRQNDQTTTSTSEAVEHNQNSGGTAEAPNGGSEGRSQVNQSEGNLDPHPNQSVPQDMRIEVEETMGTNPPMEEIGMDFMHEVMEEGGVLHNADQIDMTFRVENRADDDMGDEDDDMGDEGEEDEDDDDGEDEDEDIAEDGAGMMSLADTDVEDHDDTGLGDDYNDEMIDEDDDFHEHRVIEVRWREAFDGLDHLQVLGQPGATSSLIDVAAEPFEGVNVDDLFGLRRPLGFERRRQSGRSSFERSVTESNGFQHPLLLRPSQSGDLVSMWSSGGHSSRDLEALSTGSFDLAHFYMFDAPVLPYDHVPSSLFGDRLGSAAPPPLTDYSVGMDSLQIQGRRGPGDGRWTDDGQPQASTQGAVIAQAVEETFLSQLRSLTPVSGHAERQSHISGVQENQQSNDPPSYDGQVVLGGSGDNTSSQQTEVQQQENSNEVTHQLNPTVEFVSSQEQVNLTSPVEDAGECLLVHEPMSVQTISLNNTPNGHDNMEIGEGIGTAIDQVDTMPEPINSSAEHNAALQCEAVAEAPAGLHDVPVQAVGCDGHATSNGQSNNVFIDSGLVMVNLDSSHVDVDMNGTDAEGNQLEQPIPDSEHASDEPLSRQDTVVPQEANQADQVSANNEASGANAIDPAFLEALPEDLRVEVLASQQAQSDQPPTYTPPPVDDIDPEFLAALPPDIQAEVLAQQRAQRIAQQAEGQPVDMDNASIIATFPADLREEVLLTSSEAVLSALPSPLLAEAQMLRDRAMSHYQARSLFGGSHRLTSRRNGLGSDRHTVMDRGVGVTIGRRAASAIADSMKVKEIEGEPLLDANALKALIRLLRLSQPLGKGLLQRLLLNLCAHSVTRATLVRLLLDMIKPEAEGSVSELATVNSQRLYGCQSNVVYGRSQLLDGLPPLVLHRILEILTYLATNHSSIANMLFYLDPSIVPEHASPNYLEGKMDKGKEKIEGGGDQPEPVVNVDDVPLILFLKLLNRPLFLRSSAHLEQVMGLLQVVIYTAASKLECRSLSGLTNTKSEKQTVNKTSGGDIRKDPLLEPESSQEDKFTSAELSTSDGKRRFSKSNIFLQLPLPDLRNLCCLLGREGLSDKVYMLAGEVLKKLASVVPSHRKFFSSELSKLAHGLSNSAVSELVTLRNTQMLGLSAGSMAGAAILRVLQSLSSLTSYSVNENTGLESDGEREEQTTMWNLNVALEPLWRELSECITVTETQLGQGSISQTMSNINMGELAQGTSSSPLPAGTQRLLPFIEAFFVLCEKLQANISIMQQDNANVTAREVKESAGGSASLTISCSTDSQRRLDGSVTFARFAEKHRRLLNTFIRQNPGLLEKSLSMMLKAPRLIDFDNKRAYFRSRIRQQHEQHLSGPLRISVRRAYVLEDSYNQLRMRPSQDLKGRLNVQFQGEEGIDAGGLTREWYQLLSRVIFDKGALLFTTVGNNATFQPNPNSVYQTEHLSYFKFVGRVVAKALFDGQLLDVYFTRSFYKHILGVKVTYHDIEAVDPDYYKNLKWMLENDVSEIPDLTFSMDADEEKHILYEKTEVTDYELKPGGRNIRVTEETKHEYVDLVADHILTNAIRPQINSFLDGFNELVPRELISIFNDKELELLISGLPEIDLDDLKANTEYTGYSAASSVVQWFWEVVRSFNKEDMARLLQFVTGTSKVPLEGFKALQGISGPQRFQIHKAYGAPERLPSAHTCFNQLDLPEYTSKEQLQERLLLAIHEASEGFGFG; encoded by the exons ATGAAGCTCAAGCGAAGGAGGCCTTTGGAAGTG CCTCCCAAAATTAAATCCTTCATCAATAGTGTTACTGCTACTCCATTCGAGAATATAGAAGAATCCCTAAAAAGTTTTGTCTGGGAGTTCGATAAG GGGGATTTTCATCATTGGGTTGATCTTTTTAATCATTTTGATTCATTTTTTGAGAAGCAcataaaacaaagaaaagatcTGCAGGTTGAGGACAATTTTTTGGAATCTGATCCTCCCTTTCCTAGAGAAGCCGTTCTTCAAATTCTACGTGTTATCAGAATAATTTTGGAGAACTGCACAAATAAGCATTTTTATAGTTCTTATGAG CAGcatctttctttccttcttgCTTCCACTGATGCAGATGTGGTAGAGGCTTGCCTGCAGACTTTGGCTGCATTTCTGAAAAAAACTATTGGAAAATATTCcattcgagatgcttttctgaACGCAAAGCTATTTTCTCTGGCTCAGGGATGGGGTGGAAAGGAAGAGGGCCTTGGATTGATTGCATCTACTTTGGAAAATGGGTGTGATCCTGTTGCATATGAGTTAGGTTGCACACTCCATTTTGAGTTCTATGCACTGGATGAGTCCTCAAGCGAGAACCACACTGGAGATCAGTCAAATCGAGGTCTGCAGATCATTCATTTACTGAATGTCAATACTTGCCCGGAAACAGATCTAGAGCTTTTGAATAAGTTAGTTGCAGAGTACAAAGTGCCCCCCAGTTTAAGATTCTCACTGTTGACAAGATTGCGTTTTGCAAGGGCTTTTGGTGCTTTAGCTTCTCGCCAACAGTATACATGCATTCGACTGTATGCCTTCATTGTTCTTGTTCAAGCAAGTAGTGATGCTGATGACCTAGTTTCTTTCTTTAATTCTGAGCCAGAGTTTGTAAATGAGTTAGTTTCACTGCTGAGTTATGAAGATGCAGTTCCTGAGAAAATTAGAATCTTATGTCTCCTATCATTGGTTGCTCTTTCTCAAGATCGGTCTCGCCAACCAACTGTGTTGGCTGCTGTCACATCTGGTGGGCATCGCGGCATCCTGTCTAGCCTCATGCAGAAAGCCATTGACTCTGTTATCAGTGGTACATCAAAATGGTCTGTTGTTTTTGCAGAGGCTTTATTATCCCTTGTCACTGTTTTGGTCTCATCATCGTCTGGTTGCTCAGCCATGCGTGAGGCAGGGTTTATTCCTACTCTTCTACCTCTTCTTAAGGATACAGATCCTCAGCACTTGCATTTGGTTGGCACAGCAGTACATATTCTAGAAACTTTCATGGATTTCAGTAACCCAGCTGCTGCACTGTTCAGAGAGTTAGGTGGTTTAGATGATACCATCTCTCGCTTGAAAGTAGAAGTATCATATGTAGAAAATGGTTCAAAGCAACCAGGTGAAGATTCTGATTTGAGGGTGAGAAATCTGCAAGCAGTCTCAGGTGCTTCCTCTGAGCTAGATAATATGCACCCACTGTATTCTGAGGCACTGGTTTCATATCATCGGCGCTTACTTATGAAAGCTTTATTACGTGCTATATCCCTTGGAACATACGCCCCTGGCAACACTTCTCGTATCTATGGATCTGAGGAGAATTTGTTGCCACAATGCCTATGCATAATCTTTAGAAGAGCAAAAGATTTTGGTGGTGGGGTGTTTTCACTTGCAGCAACTGTTATGAGCGATCTAATTCACAAGGATCCTACCTGTTTTTCTGTACTGGATGCAGCTGGTCTtccttctgcattcctggatgCTATAATGGATGGTGTTCTCTGCTCTGCAGAAGCCATAATGTGCATACCTCAATGTTTGGATGCTTTGTGCTTGAACAATAATGgtcttcaggcagtaaaagatcGTAATGCTTTGAGGTGTTTTGTGAAAATATTTACATCTAGAGCACATGTTCGTGCCCTCGCTGGTGAGACACCAGGGTCCTTGTCTACTGGTCTGGATGAACTAATGCGCCATGCTTCTTCTCTGCGCGGGCCTGGGGTTGATATGGTTATTGAAATCTTGAATACCATTTCAAAAATTGGGTCTGGGGCTGATGCCTCCTGCACATCCTCAGATCCTCCTTGTTGCTCTACTGCTGTTCCAATGGAAACTGATGCTGAAGAAAGGTGCTCAGTTCCAGCAGATGATAGGGAATCTATCAGGACAGATAGTCTGGAGCATCCCACTGAATCAACTTCTGATGCTGCTATCGTGAATATTGAGTCATTCCTTCCTGATGCTGTAAGCAATGCTGCACGTCTTCTTGAAACAATTCTTCAGAATGCTGACACGTGTCGTATATTTATTGAGAAGAAGGGGATTGATGCTGTTCTACAATTATTTAACTTGCCTCTAATGCCCCTTTCAGCATCTATTGGTCAGAGTATCTCTATTGCCTTTAAGAACTTCTCACAGCAGCACTCTGCATCTCTGGCTCGGGCATTATGCTCATTCTTGAGAGAACAtctgaggtccatgaatgaacTTTTAGTTTCAGTTGGAGGAATTCAGCTAACTAAAGTTGAATCTGCTAACCAGACAAAAGTTCTGAGATATTTTTCCAGCCTTGAGGGTATACTCTCTCTATCCAATTTTTTGTTGAAGGGGACTTCGACTATTGTCTCTGAGTTAGGCACTGCAGATGCTGATGTTCTGAAGGATCTTGGGAAGACGTACCGGGAAATAATTTGGCAAATTTCTTTGTGTAATGACTCAAAAGTGGATGAGAAGAGGCATGCAGATCAAGAAACTGAGAATGCGGATGCAGCTTCCTCTAATGTCGTCGGAAGAGATAGTGATGATGACGCAAATATTCCAGTTGTGAGATACATGAACCCAGTTTCTATTAGGAATGGTACACAGTCCCTGTGGGGCGGGGAGAGGGAATTTCTTTCAGTTCTTCGATCCGGAGAAGGCCTACACCGTCGTAGTCGACATGGATTGGCACGTATACGTGGTGGGAGGACTGGTCGCCACCTTGATGCTTTAAACATAGATTCTGAAGTTCCAATGCATGCACCAGAAACTTCATTGCAGGATTTGAAAAAGATAAGTCCAGATGTTCTCGTCCTGGAAATTCTGAACAAGTTGGCATCCACATTGCGCTCTTTCTTTACAGCTCTTGTCAAAGGATTTACATCACCTAACCGTCGTAGAGCTGATGTTGGGTCATTGAATTCAGCCTCAAAAACCCTTGGATCAGCCCTGGCAAAAATATTTCTTGAGGCACTCAGTTTCTCTGGTTATTCTACCTCTGGCCTTGATATGTCACTATCAGTGAAATGTAGATATCTTGGGAAGATTGTGGATGATATGGCAGCTCTCACATTTGACAGTAGGCGTCGAACTTGCTACACAGCAATggttaataatttttatgtacATGGAACCTTTAGGGAGCTGCTCACTACATTTGAAGCTACAAGTCAATTACTATGGACTTTACCCTACCCTTTTCCAATCACAACTGCTGATAATGAGAAGGCAGGTGAAGGAAATAAATTTTCTCATAGTTCATGGCTGCTTGACACGTTACAAAGTTATTGCCGTGTGCTCGAGTATTTTGTCAACTCCTCTTTACTCTTATCTGCAACCTCTGCTTCCCAGGCCCAGCTGCTTGTCCAGCCAGTTGCAGTTGGTTTATCAATTGGTCTGTTTCCTGTTCCAAGGGATCCTGAAGTCTTTGTTCGCATGTTGCAATCTCAGGTTCTGGATGTAATACTGCCTGTCTGGAACCATCCCATGTTTCCAAATTGTAGTCCAGGATTCGTTGCTTCTATTGTTTCAATTGTTACACATATATACTCTGGTGTTGGAAATGTAAAAAGAAATCACAGTGGTCTTCCAGGAAATACAAATCAAAGGTTCATGCCACCTCCTCCTGATGAGGGAACCATTGCAACCATTGTAGAAATGGGTTTTTCGAGGGCAAGAGCTGAGGAAGCATTAAGGAGGGTAGAAACAAACAGTGTTGAGATGGCAATGGAGTGGCTATTTAGTCATGCTGATGATCCCGTGCAGGAGGATGATGAACTGGCTCGGGCACTTGCTTTGTCACTAGGGAGCTCATCAGAAGGATCTAAAATTGACAATGTAGACAAGTCAATAGATCTACTGTCAGAAGAAGCACAAATGAAGGCACCTTCTGTTGATGATATTCTTGCAGCATCAGTAAAGTTATTTCAGAGTAGTGATACGATGGCATTCTCATTGACAGATTTGCTGGTGACTCTCTGCAACAGGAACAAAGGAGAAGATCGTCCAAAAGTGGCATCTTATCTTATTCAGCAGCTAAAGCTTTGTCCGTTGGATTTTTCAAAGGATTCTAGTGCTTTGTGTATGATATCACATATTTTAGCATTGCTTCTTTTTGAGGATGGAACTTTACGTGAAATTGCTGCAGAAAATGGTATCATACCCGCAACTATAGATATTCTGATGAATTTCAAGGCTAGCAACACATCAGCAAGTGAGATTCTTGTCCCAAAATGCATTAGTGCTTTACTGCTGATCTTGGACAATATGTTGCAATCCAGGCCTAGAATCTCTTCTGAAGCTCTGGAAGGAACTCAGACAGGATCCCTGCCAGATTCTTTAGTTTCTGCTTCAACCATAGAGGGAAAATTGCCTTCAGATGTTTCTGAGAGGCAAACTGGCTCAGCCTTTGAGAAAATATTGGGGAAGTCTACTGGTTATCTGACTATGGAAGAGAGTCATAAGGTGCTCCTACTTGCTTGTGACTTGATGAAGCAACATGTTCCTGCTGTCATCATGCAGGCTGTTCTGCAGGTATGTGCTCGCTTGACAAAAACTCATGCTTTGGCACTTCAGTTTCTTGAAAGTGGAGGCTTAGCAGCGCTTCTTAATCTTCCATGGAGTTGCTTTTTCCCTGGAGTTGCTTCTGCTATCATTCGGCATCTCATTGAAGATCCTCAAACGCTGCAAACTGCTATGGAATTGGAGATACGACAAACTTTGAGTGGGAACAGGCATGTGGGTCGTACTAACCCACGGGCATTTTTGACAACAATGGCGCCTGTTATTTCTAGAGATCCTGTGGTGTTTATGAAAGCTGCAGCTGCAGTTTGTCAATTGGAATCATCAGGGGGGAGGACCATTGTGGTGTtatcaaaagaaaaagagaaggaaaAGGACAAATCAAAAGCATCAGGTACTGAAGAATCTGTCCGGATTTCTGAAAACAAGGTTCATGATGGTTTAGGTAAATGTGCCAAAGGCCATAAAAAGATTCCTGCAAATCTTACTCAAGTAATTGATCAGCTTCTGGACATTGTTTTGAAATACCCTTTGCTGAAAAGTGAGGGAGGTACAAGTCACTCAACATCTATGGAGGTAGATGAACCTGCAATCAAGGTGAAGGGCAAATCCAAGGTTGATGAGACAAGGAAAATGGAGTCTGAATCAGAAACATCTGCTGGTTTTGCCAAGGTGACTTTTGTTCTCAAGTTGTTGAGTGAGATTCTTCTTATGTATGTACATGCAGTTGGGGTCATACTAAGGCGGGATTCAGAATTGTGTCAACTCCGTGGACCTAATCAAACAGATAGGTCAGGGCATGGTGGGATACTTCATCATGTCTTGCATCGGCTGCTTCCAATATCTGCTGACAAATCTGCCCGGCCTGATGAATGGAGAGACAAGTTGTCTGAAAGGGCTTCATGGTTCCTGGTGGTTCTATGTGGCCGATCTGGGGAAGGGCGGAGGCGAGTGATTAGTGAACTTGTCAAAGCTATTTCATCATTCTCAAACTTGGAGAGCAATTCAAGTAAAAGTGTGTTAGTACCTGATAAAAAGGTTTTTGCATTTGCTGATTTGGTGTATTCTATTTTGTCAAAAAATGCATCATCTGGCAATTTACCTGGTTCTGGATGTTCACCGGATATCGCAAAAAGCATGATTGATGGGGGGATGGTGCAGTCTCTAACAGGTATTCTCCAGGTAATGGATTTGGACCATCCTGATGCACCCAAGATTGTTAATCTTCTACTCAAGGCTTTGGAAAGCCTGACAAGGGCTGCTAATGCTAGTGAGCAAGTTCTTAAATCTGAGGGTCTGAACAAGAAGAAACCAATTGCATCAAATGGAAGACAAAATGATCAGACAACCACATCAACTTCTGAGGCAGTAGAGCACAACCAGAATAGTGGTGGCACAGCAGAAGCTCCAAATGGAGGGAGTGAAGGACGAAGCCAAGTTAATCAAAGTGAGGGTAATCTAGATCCACATCCAAATCAGTCTGTGCCACAAGATATGAGGATAGAAGTAGAAGAGACGATGGGAACCAACCCACCTATGGAAGAGATTGGAATGGATTTCATGCATGAAGTAATGGAAGAAGGTGGTGTTTTGCACAATGCTGACCAAATTGATATGACTTTTAGGGTTGAGAATAGGGCGGATGATGATATGGGTGATGAGGATGATGACATGGGAGATGAAGGTGAGGAggatgaagatgatgatgatggggaggatgaggatgaggatattgctgaagATGGTGCTGGCATGATGTCTCTAGCAGATACTGATGTGGAAGACCATGATGATACTGGTTTGGGGGATGACTACAATGACGAGATGattgatgaagatgatgattTTCATGAGCATCGTGTCATAGAGGTAAGGTGGAGGGAAGCCTTTGATGGGCTAGATCATTTACAGGTACTTGGCCAACCTGGAGCCACAAGCAGTCTAATTGATGTTGCAGCTGAGCCCTTTGAGGGGGTGAATGTGGATGACCTTTTTGGTCTTCGCAGGCCTCTGGGATTTGAGCGTCGGCGTCAAAGTGGTAGATCTTCCTTTGAGCGATCTGTCACTGAATCAAATGGATTTCAACATCCACTTCTCCTAAGACCATCACAATCAGGGGATCTAGTTTCTATGTGGTCTTCAGGTGGACATTCATCCAGGGATTTAGAAGCCCTTTCAACTGGGAGCTTTGATTTAGCTCACTTTTACATGTTTGATGCCCCTGTTCTTCCATATGATCATGTGCCAAGTAGTCTCTTTGGTGATCGTTTGGGTAGCGCAGCTCCCCCACCTTTGACTGATTATTCAGTAGGTATGGACTCATTGCAGATACAGGGCCGAAGAGGTCCAGGGGATGGTAGGTGGACTGATGATGGTCAGCCACAAGCAAGCACCCAAGGTGCTGTAATTGCACAAGCAGTAGAGGAAACCTTCCTGTCTCAGTTGCGCAGTCTCACTCCTGTCAGTGGTCATGCTGAAAGGCAGTCTCATATTTCTGGAGTGCAAGAGAATCAACAATCTAATGACCCTCCTTCCTATGATGGCCAGGTAGTATTGGGAGGTTCAGGTGATAACACTAGCAGTCAGCAAACTGAAGTTCAGCAGCAAGAAAATAGTAACGAAGTGACACATCAGCTTAATCCTACAGTTGAATTTGTTTCTAGCCAAGAGCAAGTCAATCTCACATCTCCAGTTGAAGATGCAGGTGAATGTTTACTGGTGCATGAGCCCATGTCAGTTCAAACAATTTCTCTGAATAATACACCAAATGGTCATGATAACATGGAAATCGGGGAAGGCATTGGAACTGCAATTGATCAAGTAGACACAATGCCAGAGCCTATTAACTCATCTGCAGAACATAATGCTGCTTTGCAATGTGAAGCAGTTGCAGAAGCACCTGCTGGTCTCCATGATGTGCCTGTTCAGGCTGTGGGTTGTGATGGTCATGCAACATCCAATGGTCAGTCCAATAATGTGTTCATAGATTCTGGTTTGGTAATGGTTAATCTAGATTCTTCACATGTTGATGTGGATATGAATGGTACTGATGCTGAAGGAAATCAGTTGGAGCAACCCATTCCTGACTCCGAACACGCATCGGATGAGCCGTTATCTAGGCAAGATACAGTGGTTCCTCAGGAAGCTAATCAGGCTGACCAAGTTAGTGCAAATAACGAGGCTTCTGGTGCAAATGCAATTGATCCAGCCTTCTTGGAAGCATTACCTGAAGATTTACGGGTGGAAGTTCTAGCTTCACAGCAAGCTCAGTCTGATCAACCTCCAACTTACACACCACCTCCTGTTGATGATATTGATCCTGAGTTTTTGGCTGCCCTTCCTCCAGATATTCAAGCAGAAGTTTTAGCCCAACAAAGAGCACAAAGGATTGCACAGCAGGCTGAAGGACAGCCTGTTGACATGGATAATGCTTCAATAATTGCTACTTTCCCTGCTGATTTGCGTGAAGAG GTACTTTTGACTTCTTCAGAAGCTGTATTATCAGCATTACCTTCTCCTTTGCTTGCTGAAGCTCAAATGCTAAGGGATCGGGCAATGAGTCATTATCAGGCTCGCAGCCTGTTTGGAGGCAGCCACAGACTGACTAGTCGGAGGAATGGGTTGGGGTCTGATAGGCATACAGTGATGGACAGGGGTGTAGGAGTGACCATTGGACGGAGGGCAGCTTCAGCAATTGCGGATAGCATGAAAGTAAAAGAAATTGAAGGTGAGCCACTTCTGGATGCCAATGCGCTGAAAGCTCTGATCCGCCTCCTGCGGCTGTCACAG CCCCTTGGGAAAGGCCTTCTGCAAAGACTTCTGTTAAACCTCTGTGCACATAGTGTTACAAGGGCAACTTTAGTTCGTCTTCTGCTTGATATGATAAAACCTGAAGCTGAAGGATCAGTTAGTGAACTGGCAACAGTCAACTCCCAGAGGCTTTATGGCTGTCAGTCAAATGTTGTTTATGGTCGATCACAATTGTTGGATG GCCTTCCTCCTTTGGTTTTGCATCGAATTCTTGAAATTTTGACGTATTTGGCTACAAATCATTCATCTATAGCAAATATGTTATTCTATTTGGATCCTTCAATTGTCCCAGAGCATGCAAGTCCAAACTACTTGGAAGGTAAGATGGATAAGGGCAAAGAGAAAATTGAGGGTGGTGGGGATCAACCAGAACCTGTGGTAAATGTTGATGATGTTCCTTTGATACTGTTCCTGAAGCTCTTGAATCGACCACTTTTTTTACGCAGCAGTGCACACCTTGAGCAG GTTATGGGATTGCTTCAAGTAGTAATTTACACAGCTGCATCAAAATTAGAGTGCCGGTCCCTATCTGGACTGACAAACACAAAATCTGAAAAGCAAACTGTGAATAAAACTTCGGGTGGTGATATTCGAAAAGATCCTCTGCTGGAACCAGAATCTAGTCAAGAAGATAAGTTTACTAGTGCTGAGTTATCGACTTCAGATGGGAAGAGGAGATTTAGTAAAAGTAATATATTCCTCCAGCTGCCGTTGCCTGATTTGCGCAACCTCTGCTGCCTTCTTGGTCGTGAGGG ATTGTCAGATAAAGTTTATATGCTTGCTGGAGAAGTGCTGAAGAAGTTGGCCTCAGTTGTTCCGTCCCATCGCAAGTTCTTCAGTTCAGAGCTTTCAAAATTAGCTCATGGCTTGAGCAATTCAGCTGTCAGTGAGCTTGTCACCCTGAGGAATACACAGATGCTGGGTCTTAGTGCTGGTTCCATGGCTGGGGCAGCAATCTTACGTGTGTTGCAATCGCTTAGCTCACTCACCTCATACAGTGTTAATGAGAATACAGGGCTGGAGAGTGATGGAGAACGGGAGGAGCAAACCACCATGTGGAATTTAAATGTGGCACTTGAGCCTTTGTGGCGAGAGCTAAGTGAATGCATTACTGTGACTGAGACACAGCTGGGTCAGGGTTCAATTAGTCAAACTATGTCCAATATTAATATGGGGGAGCTTGCGCAGGgaacttcttcttctcctcttcctGCTGGAACGCAGAGGTTACTACCTTTTATTGAAGCATTCTTTGTTTTGTGTGAAAAACTACAAGCAAACATTTCCATCATGCAGCAAGACAATGCCAATGTAACTGCAAGAGAAGTGAAAGAGTCTGCTGGTGGTTCTGCTTCCTTGACCATATCTTGCAGTACAGATTCTCAGAGAAGACTTGATGGTTCTGTCACATTTGCTAGGTTTGCTGAGAAGCATCGTCGGCTATTGAATACTTTTATAAGACAGAATCCTGGCTTGTTGGAGAAATCACTTTCTATGATGTTGAAAGCACCAAGACTGATAGATTTTGACAACAAGAGAGCATATTTCCGATCGAGAATAAGGCAACAGCATGAACAACACCTCTCTGGTCCTTTGAGGATAAGTGTCCGCCGGGCATATGTTTTGGAGGATTCTTACAATCAGTTGAGAATGCGACCTAGTCAGGATTTGAAGGGACGGTTGAATGTACAATTCCAAGGTGAAGAGGGTATTGATGCTGGAGGTTTGACGAGAGAATGGTATCAACTATTATCAAGGGTTATATTTGACAAGGGAGCATTGCTTTTCACAACTGTGGGGAATAATGCGACTTTCCAGCCAAACCCAAATTCTGTCTATCAGACTGAACATCTTTCTTACTTCAAGTTTGTTGGTCGTGTG GTTGCAAAGGCACTATTTGATGGGCAACTTTTGGATGTTTATTTTACACGATCTTTCTACAAACACATTCTTGGAGTAAAGGTGACTTACCACGACATAGAGGCTGTTGATCCTGATTATTACAAGAATTTGAAATGGATGCTAGAG AATGATGTGAGTGAAATACCTGACTTGACATTCAGCATGGATGCTGATGAAGAAAAGCACATCCTTTATGAGAAAACTGAG GTTACTGATTATGAGCTTAAACCTGGAGGAAGAAATATAAGAGTTACAGAAGAAACAAAGCATGAGTATGTAGATCTTGTTGCTGATCATATCTTGACAAATGCTATTCGTCCTCAAATCAATTCCTTCTTGGATGGGTTCAACGAATTGGTCCCTCGGGAACTTATTTCcatttttaatgataaagagCTTGAGCTTCTAATCAGCGGGCTTCCTGAAATTGATT TGGATGACCTAAAGGCCAACACCGAATACACTGGCTATAGTGCAGCATCTAGTGTTGTCCAATGGTTTTGGGAGGTGGTTAGAAGTTTTAACAAGGAAGATATGGCAAGACTGCTACAATTTGTTACTGGAACATCAAAG GTTCCATTGGAGGGCTTCAAAGCATTGCAGGGTATTTCTGGTCCTCAACGGTTTCAGATTCACAAGGCATATGGAGCTCCTGAGCGATTGCCCTCAGCTCACACATG CTTTAACCAGCTTGACCTTCCTGAATATACCTCCAAGGAACAACTTCAAGAACGTTTGCTGCTTGCTATTCATGAAGCGAGTGAAGGTTTTGGATTTGGTTAG